In Thermosulfurimonas sp. F29, the sequence GGAAACGGATGCCCAGCTCCTGAGCCAGGCGTTCCCCACCTCCGCGCTTGAAAAGATCGAGCTCCTTTCCGCAGTGGGGACAGATGAATCCGCTCATGTTCTCCACCAGCCCCAGGATGCGCATCTTGACCTTGCGGCAGAAGTTGATGGACTTCTGCACATCGATGAGGGAAACTTCCTGAGGAGTGGTCACCACCAGGGCGTAGGCGTCGGGAATGGTCTTGGCCACGGTAAGAGGCTCGTCTCCGGTTCCGGGGGGAGCGTCTATGATGAGGTAGTCCAGCTTCCCCCAGTCGATGTCGCCGATGAACTGTTTTATGGCCGAGATCTTTAGGGGCCCCCGCCAGATGACCGCGGCGTCCTCCTTGGGAAGCAGGGGTTCTATGGAGAGGAATTTGAGGTTGGGTGAATAGCTGATGGCCCCCAGGCGACCGTCCGGCCGGCGGGGAAGCCGCTCCCGCCGCACCCCCAGCATCTTGGGAATGTTCGGGCCGTGAAGGTCCACATCCAGCAGACCCACCATGAAGTCCTGAAGGGAAAGCCCCACCGCCAGGTTCACCGCCACGGTGCTTTTCCCCACACCGCCCTTTCCGGACATGACCATGATCTTGTGCG encodes:
- a CDS encoding P-loop NTPase, with product MIQAQEKSVLLDQQDRRVREQLSRISHKIMVMSGKGGVGKSTVAVNLAVGLSLQDFMVGLLDVDLHGPNIPKMLGVRRERLPRRPDGRLGAISYSPNLKFLSIEPLLPKEDAAVIWRGPLKISAIKQFIGDIDWGKLDYLIIDAPPGTGDEPLTVAKTIPDAYALVVTTPQEVSLIDVQKSINFCRKVKMRILGLVENMSGFICPHCGKELDLFKRGGGERLAQELGIRFLGRIPVDPRVVAAGDAGKPVVGAYPESITARAFEELVRNVVAATEEMWREVEEGRYMRVAVPVEGNKLARDPATADLFAVYDVEAGRVRVKDVIKRPEDQDLEAFLKEQVATHLLAPEVAPEWKERLEAARIRVVTGGAPDMGPDTLIQDFLAGILR